One segment of Ziziphus jujuba cultivar Dongzao chromosome 12, ASM3175591v1 DNA contains the following:
- the LOC107429253 gene encoding adagio protein 3 isoform X2, with protein MLSSPISPSFMSTKSLRSSLVTAQTRSLVETGLRRWTYCKAGEILNGKDINFQQNTHLLLESRFLQYRDPRAQRRHPLVDPVVVSEIRRCLEEGVEFQGELLNFRKDGTPLVNRLRLAPIHDDDGTLTHIIGIQIFSEAKIDLNRLSYPVFKETCNQQLNQSGKYARMRGQLPKSQHQEICGILQLSDEVLAHNILSRLTPRDVASIGSVCRRIRQLTKNEHVRKMVCQNAWGREVTGTLELMTNKLGWGRLARELTTLEAVCWRKFTVGGAVEPSRCNFSACAAGNRLVLFGGEGVNMQPMDDTFVLNLDAANPEWRRVSVKSSPPGRWGHTLSCLNGSWLVVFGGYGRQGLLNDVFVLDLDAQQPTWKEVSGATPPLPRSWHSSCTIEGSKLVVSGGCTDAGVLLRDTYLLDLTTDKPTWREIPTSWAPPSRLGHSLSVYGRTKILMFGGLAKSGNLRLRSGEAYTIDLEDEEPQWRQLECNAFTGVGSQSAVVPPPRLDHVAVSMPCGRIIIFGGSIAGLHSPSQLFLLDPSEEKPSWRILNVPGQPPKFAWGHSTCVVGGTRVLVLGGHTGEEWILNELHELCLASGQDSDL; from the exons ATGCTCTCGAGCCCGATTTCCCCATCATTTATGTCAACAAAGTCTTTGAGATCTTCACTGGTTACCGCGCAGACGAGGTCCTTGGTCGAAACTG GACTTAGAAGATGGACATATTGTAAGGCtggagaaattttgaatggtaaagatatcaattttcaacaaaatacTCATTTGCTTCTCGAAAG TCGGTTCTTGCAGTATAGGGATCCTCGTGCTCAGAGACGGCACCCACTGGTTGATCCTGTAGTTGTCTCTGAGATTAGAAGATGTCTTGAGGAAGGTGTTGAATTCCAGGGCGAGCTTCTCAATTTCAGGAAAGACGGCACACCGTTGGTAAATAGGCTAAGACTTGCACCTatacatgatgatgatggaactTTGACACACATTATAGGTATTCAAATATTTTCTGAAGCAAAGATAGATCTGAATCGCCTGTCATATCCAGTTTTCAAGGAGACTTGCAATCAGCAGTTGAATCAGTCAGGTAAGTATGCTCGTATGAGGGGACAATTACCAAAAAGCCAGCATCAAGAAATATGTGGAATTCTTCAGCTTTCTGATGAAGTCTTAGCTCATAACATACTCTCGCGCTTGACGCCAAGGGATGTTGCATCCATCGGGTCTGTCTGCAGAAGGATCCGCCAACTGACAAAAAATGAGCATGTGAGGAAGATGGTGTGTCAAAATGCATGGGGAAGAGAAGTCACAGGTACACTTGAACTGATGACTAATAAGTTAGGGTGGGGACGCCTGGCCAGAGAACTGACAACTCTTGAGGCTGTTTGTTGGAGAAAATTTACAGTTGGAGGTGCAGTGGAGCCTTCACGGTGTAATTTTAGTGCTTGTGCTGCTGGAAATCGGCTTGTACTGTTTGGAGGTGAAGGAGTTAATATGCAGCCAATGGATGATACATTTGTTCTCAATCTTGATGCTGCAAATCCAGAGTGGCGTCGAGTGAGTGTGAAATCATCCCCACCAGGACGCTGGGGTCACACTCTTTCATGTTTGAATGGTTCTTGGTTGGTAGTTTTTGGAGGATATGGACGTCAAGGATTGCTTAATGATGTTTTTGTTCTTGACTTGGATGCCCAACAGCCAACATGGAAAGAAGTATCTGGTGCAACTCCCCCTCTCCCTAGATCGTGGCACAGCTCGTGCACAATTGAAGGTTCTAAATTGGTTGTTTCGGGTGGATGCACTGATGCTGGCGTACTTCTTAGAGACACATACTTATTGGATCTCACCACAGACAAGCCAACTTGGAGAGAGATTCCTACATCATGGGCTCCTCCCTCTAGGTTGGGACATTCACTTTCTGTTTATGGTCGGACAAAAATTCTTATGTTCGGCGGGCTTGCCAAGAGCGGGAACTTGAGGCTGCGATCAGGGGAAGCTTATACCATTGATTTAGAAGACGAAGAGCCCCAATGGAGGCAACTAGAGTGTAATGCATTTACTGGGGTGGGCAGCCAGAGTGCTGTTGTTCCTCCCCCTAGACTTGATCATGTTGCTGTCAGCATGCCTTGTGGAAGGATTATCATCTTTGGTGGTTCCATTGCTGGACTGCACTCTCCTTCTCAGCTCTTCCTTCTGGATCCTTCTGAAGAAAAACcatcatggaggattctcaatGTTCCTGGGCAACCACCAAAATTTGCTTGGGGTCACAGCACTTGTGTGGTTGGAGGGACTAGAGTCCTCGTATTGGGCGGTCACACGGGGGAGGAGTGGATACTTAATGAATTGCATGAGTTGTGCTTAGCAAGCGGGCAGGACTCGGACCTGTGA
- the LOC107429253 gene encoding adagio protein 3 isoform X1, which translates to MAMAKKEEDDDEGKAKVLQGSGKRLKWAKEAEAKEVIDEEEEEDEQESELPLEAGFFFYPMTPTSFVVSDALEPDFPIIYVNKVFEIFTGYRADEVLGRNCRFLQYRDPRAQRRHPLVDPVVVSEIRRCLEEGVEFQGELLNFRKDGTPLVNRLRLAPIHDDDGTLTHIIGIQIFSEAKIDLNRLSYPVFKETCNQQLNQSGKYARMRGQLPKSQHQEICGILQLSDEVLAHNILSRLTPRDVASIGSVCRRIRQLTKNEHVRKMVCQNAWGREVTGTLELMTNKLGWGRLARELTTLEAVCWRKFTVGGAVEPSRCNFSACAAGNRLVLFGGEGVNMQPMDDTFVLNLDAANPEWRRVSVKSSPPGRWGHTLSCLNGSWLVVFGGYGRQGLLNDVFVLDLDAQQPTWKEVSGATPPLPRSWHSSCTIEGSKLVVSGGCTDAGVLLRDTYLLDLTTDKPTWREIPTSWAPPSRLGHSLSVYGRTKILMFGGLAKSGNLRLRSGEAYTIDLEDEEPQWRQLECNAFTGVGSQSAVVPPPRLDHVAVSMPCGRIIIFGGSIAGLHSPSQLFLLDPSEEKPSWRILNVPGQPPKFAWGHSTCVVGGTRVLVLGGHTGEEWILNELHELCLASGQDSDL; encoded by the exons atGGCTATggcgaagaaagaagaagatgacgACGAGGGAAAAGCGAAGGTTCTTCAAGGCTCAGGGAAGAGGCTAAAATGGGCAAAAGAGGCAGAGGCAAAAGAAGTTATtgatgaagaagaggaagaagatgagCAAGAGAGCGAGCTTCCGTTGGAGGCTGGGTTCTTCTTCTACCCAATGACTCCCACTTCCTTCGTCGTGTCTGATGCTCTCGAGCCCGATTTCCCCATCATTTATGTCAACAAAGTCTTTGAGATCTTCACTGGTTACCGCGCAGACGAGGTCCTTGGTCGAAACTG TCGGTTCTTGCAGTATAGGGATCCTCGTGCTCAGAGACGGCACCCACTGGTTGATCCTGTAGTTGTCTCTGAGATTAGAAGATGTCTTGAGGAAGGTGTTGAATTCCAGGGCGAGCTTCTCAATTTCAGGAAAGACGGCACACCGTTGGTAAATAGGCTAAGACTTGCACCTatacatgatgatgatggaactTTGACACACATTATAGGTATTCAAATATTTTCTGAAGCAAAGATAGATCTGAATCGCCTGTCATATCCAGTTTTCAAGGAGACTTGCAATCAGCAGTTGAATCAGTCAGGTAAGTATGCTCGTATGAGGGGACAATTACCAAAAAGCCAGCATCAAGAAATATGTGGAATTCTTCAGCTTTCTGATGAAGTCTTAGCTCATAACATACTCTCGCGCTTGACGCCAAGGGATGTTGCATCCATCGGGTCTGTCTGCAGAAGGATCCGCCAACTGACAAAAAATGAGCATGTGAGGAAGATGGTGTGTCAAAATGCATGGGGAAGAGAAGTCACAGGTACACTTGAACTGATGACTAATAAGTTAGGGTGGGGACGCCTGGCCAGAGAACTGACAACTCTTGAGGCTGTTTGTTGGAGAAAATTTACAGTTGGAGGTGCAGTGGAGCCTTCACGGTGTAATTTTAGTGCTTGTGCTGCTGGAAATCGGCTTGTACTGTTTGGAGGTGAAGGAGTTAATATGCAGCCAATGGATGATACATTTGTTCTCAATCTTGATGCTGCAAATCCAGAGTGGCGTCGAGTGAGTGTGAAATCATCCCCACCAGGACGCTGGGGTCACACTCTTTCATGTTTGAATGGTTCTTGGTTGGTAGTTTTTGGAGGATATGGACGTCAAGGATTGCTTAATGATGTTTTTGTTCTTGACTTGGATGCCCAACAGCCAACATGGAAAGAAGTATCTGGTGCAACTCCCCCTCTCCCTAGATCGTGGCACAGCTCGTGCACAATTGAAGGTTCTAAATTGGTTGTTTCGGGTGGATGCACTGATGCTGGCGTACTTCTTAGAGACACATACTTATTGGATCTCACCACAGACAAGCCAACTTGGAGAGAGATTCCTACATCATGGGCTCCTCCCTCTAGGTTGGGACATTCACTTTCTGTTTATGGTCGGACAAAAATTCTTATGTTCGGCGGGCTTGCCAAGAGCGGGAACTTGAGGCTGCGATCAGGGGAAGCTTATACCATTGATTTAGAAGACGAAGAGCCCCAATGGAGGCAACTAGAGTGTAATGCATTTACTGGGGTGGGCAGCCAGAGTGCTGTTGTTCCTCCCCCTAGACTTGATCATGTTGCTGTCAGCATGCCTTGTGGAAGGATTATCATCTTTGGTGGTTCCATTGCTGGACTGCACTCTCCTTCTCAGCTCTTCCTTCTGGATCCTTCTGAAGAAAAACcatcatggaggattctcaatGTTCCTGGGCAACCACCAAAATTTGCTTGGGGTCACAGCACTTGTGTGGTTGGAGGGACTAGAGTCCTCGTATTGGGCGGTCACACGGGGGAGGAGTGGATACTTAATGAATTGCATGAGTTGTGCTTAGCAAGCGGGCAGGACTCGGACCTGTGA